The window GGCAACCACCTCCTCGATGGCCGGCTTGATGGCGTGGGCGTCCAGGGCGGCGGCAATGAAGCGGAGGGCCTCCGTGAGGGTGAGAAACAACATGGCAAACTTTTCCTTCGccgtggcggcgccggcggcggagttGTACGCTATCTTGAAGGCGCGGTCGATCATGGCCATGAATTTGGCGCTCATGCCGGCGAGGCACTGCTTGATCTCCTTGTTGAAGGCGGCGTCGAAAACCGAAAACTTGTCCTCTTGCTCCGCCGCGTTGGCCGCTTCCACAGCCTTCttgtacgcttggttcatcttctcgATGAACTTCTGCTCGACCGTCGCCGCCTTCCCCTCCCCGGGCGCCGTCTTAGTGCCATCGGCGGCGGGCTGCTCGGCCGGCGTAGTGTCACTGTAGCCCGCCGCGGCCTTGTCGGGCGTTCCCCCCTCGGCGGGAGTGCTGGCGGCGGAATCGGTCGGGGTCGCTGCCTCGGCGGGCGTGCTGGCGGCGGCGTCGGTCGGCGTCCTCCCCTCAGCGGGCGTGCTGGCAGCGGCATCGGTCGGCGTCGCCGCCTGGGCGGGGGTGCTGGCTGAGGACTCGGCCGGTGTAGAGTCAGTGTAGCCTCCCAACTTCTTGGCGGGCGTCGCCGCATCGGCAGGCGTGCTGGCGGAGGGCTCGGCCGACGTAGAGTCAGTGTAGCCTACCGCCTTCTTGGAGGGTGACGCCGCGTCGGCGGGCGTGCTGGCGGCGGGCTCGGTCGGCGTCGCGGCCTCGGAGGGCGTGGCCGGTGCGTAACCGCCGGATTCGGGCCTGGAAGCAGCAACGGCGGGCGCAGCCACGAGGGCGGATAGCAGGAAGAGGGCGATCACGGCGGccttgtgctgctgctgctgctgcctctgaggCGCCATTGCAAGCTAGCTGCTGGATGGAGCAGATGTCTGTGGAGGGAAGAAGATGATGGGTAGCTCTGAGTGCTCTGATGGCCATGATCGCTAGCCTGACTTCTTATATAGCGCAGAGACCGCCCGGGCAACGAGAGAGCTTCGCGCGCGAGCCGCGACCATGACCACGAGAGGTTGCCAGGTGGGTGACCGAGAGGCCATGAGCACGAGAGTTTAGCGCGCAAGCCGCGATCGAGGACCGGTTGATGGTACTTGCATGAGGCCATGCATCACAGCTCCCCGCCTaccgctctcgctcgctcgctcgtcgCCCCCATCTTCTTCCAATTACTTTCTGGATTTAGACTAACTCTATATATAGGATTAATTAAGACTTTGTTAGTTCCAATTACCTTTTTTTAGGGTCAACACGATTACTTTCTTGATCGATTGACAAGCTTATACAGGAATAACAAAAATGCCATGAGCGTTTAATAGCCATTAGGAATGTTATTCAGgttaaaacaaaaaaaatcatgccGAGCGGCGTAGCACGCAGCATTAGAAGTCGCGACCTACGAGAACCAGTTTTGTTTCAATTACGTGTTAAACAGAATACATTTTTTTAGACTATCAAATATGATACGTTTTGATGTGATCTTTTCTTGAACTTAATTTCAGGCAGAAAAaaaaccatgaaatctgagattttccggaagaaacctgttttcCTGCCCCCATCAAAAGGAAAAACCAGGAACAAAAAAAAAACTTGGCCGGCACACATGATGTCCCTCCTCTAACGACTAACCTTTATTACCTAACTAGTAGCCAATAATATATACAGGAATAATGTTGGCATCATGCCGCTGGACCCAGCCAAATCTGACAATCCTGATCTAGCGAGAAAGAATGCCTAGCCAGGTTCTCTTTTTACCGATTACTATTCGACGAAACTGCGGAACCACACATGCCCAAAAGGCAAGAATGCAATGCACGTTGGCCAATGACATTGGGTGGATATGCGGTTGCCCAAGCTTGTATATGAAtgcatcttgtgtcccttgtgggtTTTGGAAGATTAATGACAAAATGGTTACGAGACTACTGAGTTTGCGAGTACACACATGGAAAACCCACGTGAGGATTTTGTCttgacctgtgggttatggcccctaAAATTTTTATGATAACATTGAATTTTTTTGTTGCCTTTTGAAGAATGTGTGTGCTCAATCAAACTCATCTAAAATTGTGAGTGAACACATGGAAATCTCCTTCCAGGCCAGATTTCTAGCAGTCGGCTCAAGTTGATTGTTCGGAACACTTGAATTCTAATTCTTCGCCGAGGAGTTAGGAAACCTGCCATGAGGTTGTCCTAGGTTCTCTAGAATCCAAGAAATTTGATTATTTGGATTCCGACCATTGTGACATCTTGCAACAACACGTTAGCGGCCGCACCTAATCCAACGGTCATACTGGCACCCTGTCATGGGTCGCAGCTATAAgtagccccccccccacccccccgcccccccacccccacccataGCAAGCGGTTTCTcaagagaaattctgccaagtgTTATGCAAATAGCATCCCTCCTCGCTCAAATTTAGAACCAATTCTAAGTGAGGAAAAGCACTTAAGTGGAAGAATCTAGAATCTGAACAATCCTAGCTTGGACTTGTTTGTCTCGACAACTGTGTATCCTCTAGATGGTTAGACATTCTTCAGAGCATCTGAAGTGTAGACAAGTCGAGGATCAAGTTTGTACTGGTCTGGATATCACCACAAGATCTACCCGAGGGATTATGCCAGTTTTGAGGAACTTGGCTCAAGGAGAATAATGTGAAGGCTTGTGTGTCTTTAGGGCACTGGTTCAGCGTCTGCAACCATGACGTAGGATTGTGCCAGTAGTTCGAACTTGGGTAAACAAATTCCTTTGTGTTCACCAAGTATCTATGTTACAATTCTCCGCACCTTTAGCTTCAGTAATTTGCATCTTCTAAAGAATTCTTCCATCTCCTCTCTGTGAAGACTTCTCGAGTAATTTTCCTTCTATTGTGTAATTTTGTTAAGTTCATGTACTCGGTTTTTAGCTTTGAAAAACAATGGCTACTAGTTTATTTAACTTGCTTATTTGAATAGTTTTCCTTCTCTCTAGCTTGCTCCTATTGTTTAACTTAGTTTTTTTACCATGCATGTCTCTCGCTAGGTTTATTTCTATAAAGTATTAAATTCTTCAAAATTTCTTTTGTTGTATCCTTTTCTCCCTGTTTTCTCAGaagaactttctattttcaaataaATTTTTAGATCTTCCATTCTCCCCCTCATATCGATTACTTAGATCCTACATTATCCAACTATTTTCTTTTACGCAGGAGATAGAACATATTGAAAGCTTGCGCATAGATTACATCAAATCTTGCACTCTTCCCGTACTATACGAGAGCAAGTGTAAACTAGTGCAACTTCAATAAGaactaacaaaaataaaataaatattgttCAAAGCTTGAATGAATTAAAGGTGTTGATATTGCCCTGAAAGAATAAATATAATTAAGTTGATCAATTACAAAAATGGATCTCATGTTAAGTTTCTAATACAAAATTAAGTAGTGTGACACGATTGCAACATCAAACCATtgttgcatgcaaagatataggaGAAAATTCTAACAACCAAAATACCATAGGCAACGACAGACAATAGTAGCTAGAAACACTAGCACGTCCAATAAAATAAAAACAATGCTTTTGTCATGCCAACCACTTCTCCTTGTCAAACAAAGACACTATAGTAAAACTAAaacgaaaacaaaagaaaaagagatgTTATTCTGAGGTAGAAGGAATTAAGGGCATTGGTACTacctacaaaataaaataaagaaataaaACTTAAATAAAATAATgacaataaaatcacacacaaatTTCATAGAACTTACCGTGTCCCAAAAAAGGCAAGAGCCAACATAGATATAGATTAAGTACCCATGTTGGGGCCCCTTGGTTTCAATAGCCGGGGCGGCCGCCAACCTCACCCNNNNNNNNNNNNNNNNNNNNNNNNNNNNNNNNNNNNNNNNNNNNNNNNNNNNNNNNNNNNNNNNNNNNNNNNNNNNNNNNNNNNNNNNNNNNNNNNNNNNNNNNNNNNNNNNNNNNNNNNNNNNNNNNNNNNNNNNNNNNNNNNNNNNNNNNNNNNNNNNNNNNNNNNNNNNNNNNNNNNNNNNNNNNNNNNNNNNNNNNNNNNNNNNNNNNNNNNNNNNNNNNNNTTAACCTAATGCGATACCTCACAGTGTGTGAGATATAGCAGCACCTCGCCCTCTGTGATCCTCGGAACAGGCCGGCCCAGCAAGTGGTTTTCCTGTTCGAGCAGGTAGCATTTGTTCCTTTTTTGCGCGCTGGTTTTTCTTCAGTTAGGTGTGCTCTGATTCAGCTTTCTTTTTTCTGGTTgccttttatttctttcttttttggggtttttcctctcctttttctcttctccatTGTTCTTTTATAAGTCTTTCTATGTGGTTTTTTATGTGTTTCTTTATCGGTTCTCCTTTTtatcttttttgtttttctttttcaaatACATGACTACTTTTTCAATACAGGTTGTAAATTTTCCGTAAATATAAGGAACATTTTTtgatatacattgaacatttttcaaatacatgttgaatTTTCCTTccaatatacattgaacattttacgaatacatgttgaacatttcttTTTGATATACTTTGAACATTTTTGAAATAAATGATTTGCATATATATTTTGAAATACATTTTAAATTTTTTTTGAATATACATTGAACATCTTCTTGAATTATACAAAATATTATGTTAAAATTTCAAAATTATTTTTGTACATTGTATTATTATTTTTCATAAATGTCATGAACATATTTTATAAGGGTGGAGATTTTTTTTGAATCTTAAGAaatatttttctaaaaaaatgtgAATATTCTtttcattgtataaacatttttatTAAATCCCTCAAAGTTTTTTAAACATCGTGTAATTTTTTTGTCGCGAACAATTTTTTGTAATTCTATCAACATTTTTTGTAAAGTTGCGCAAACATTTATTTTACCTTATTTATGCATTTTTGTAATGTCGCGTAAACATTTGTTTATAGTGCATGAATATAGTATTAAAATGCATAATGAACGCTTGTAAAATGGTAGGTAAATTTAGTTTTTAGAATATATGTATTTGGAATATGCCAAAAAATAAgacaagaagaaaaaaaataacaaaCTAACAAAAGAAACAAAGGAGTGAAAACTACTGGGCCGGCTCACTAGCGTGTTGCTTAAGCCGGCACTACTCTTGCAGCTCTCTTCAAGCTCACCATAAACGCACACTGCGTTGGTGGTCTCTctatctcacacacatatatatgcACACATGTTGCAAATACACACGGACATGACAAATCCACCTTCTACTCATTCAAATATATCCTCATGGATTCTCGATACTGGAGCATATTTTCAGATGACTTATGATTCTTCCTCTTTGACCTCTATTCGACTTGTTGAGTCTCCTGTTCGTATTTTTACTGTTGACTCTAGTTGTAGGGTCAATCTCGATATTGATTCATGTTCTGTTTCATCGCACGGGCACCTTGCTTGGTGCGGGCCTCGACGTCATGATGGTCTTTGGGAGCCCGACTGGCTCCGTCTTCCCTGTGATGCCACCACTGCCAATCTCGCGGTCCCTGTTGCTGCATCTGCTAGGTCTTTTCAGCAATGCCATCATCTTCTTAGCCATTTATGTGGTTCTCGTCTCTCATCTTTAGTTCATCGTAGTGTTCTGGGCCATGTCTCTGGCAACGCTTCATTGAATTGTCTGGGTTGTAGTCTTGGTAAGCAGATTCAGCTACCCTATCCTCATAGTGAGTCAGTGTCCGAGCGTCCTTTTGAACTCGTTCACTCAGATGTTTGGGGTCCGGCATCCTTCGTTTTGAAAGGGGGTCATCACTACTATATTCCCTTTATAGACGATTTTACTCACTACACATGGATCTGTTTCATGTCCTCTtgtagtgaggtcttatctatatACAAAAAAATTGTTGCCATGGTTCATATCGGGTTCTCCACTCATATTCGTGTTTTTCGCGGATATTCTACTAGTGAGTGTATCTCTCATGCATTGCGATGATTTCTAGCTAAACATGGTACTCTTTCCcagttctcttgtcctggtgctcatgctcaaaaTGGTGTGGCTGAACGCAAGCACCATCACCTTCTTGAGACGGCGCATGCGATGATGATcactgcctcttttccacctcactTTTGGGCTAGGGCTATATCCACTTCCACCTATCACATCAATATCCATCCATCTGCTGCTCTGCAGAGTGGTATTCCTTTCAATCGTGTTTTCATCCGTTCTCCTGATTATTCGGCGCTTCATTTGTTTgattgtgtttgctatgttcttcttccTCAACATGAACACACAAAACTGACTGCTCGATCTGTTGAGTGTGACTTTCCATGATACGGCGATGAGCATTAGGGTTATTGGTGTTGGGATCCTGTCGGTTGATGGAATGTGTATTTCCGATGatgtgactgatgtctactacacaaccttcttcttgtagacgttgttggccctccaagtgcagaggtttgtaggacagtagcaaatttctctcaagtggatgacctaaggtttatcaatccgtgggaggtgtaggatgaagacagtctctctcaaacaaccctgcaaccaaataacaaagagtctcttgtgtacccaacacaccaatacaatggtaaattgtataggtgcactagttcggtgaagagatggtgatacaagtgcaatatggatggtagatataagtttttgtaatctgaaaatgtaaaacaacaaggtaacgagcggtaaaagtgagcggaaacggtattgcaatgcttcgaaacaaggcatagggttcatactttcactagtgcaagttctctcaacaataataacataattggatcatataactatccctcaacgtgaaacaaagagtcactccaaagtcactaatagcggagaacaaatgaagagattatggtagggtaccaaaccacctcaaagttattctttccaatcaatccattgggctattcctataagtgtcacaaacaaccctagagttcatagtaaaataacaccttaagacacaaatcaaccaaaaccctaatgtcacctaggtactccaatgtcacctcaagtatccgtgggtatgattatacgatatgcatcacacaatctcagattcatctattcaaaccaacacaaagaacttcaaagagtgccccaaagtttctaccaaagagtcaagacggaaacatgtgccaacccctatgcataagttcacaagttcactgaacccgcaagttgatcaccaaaacatacatcaagtagatcacgtgatattccattgtcaccacagataagcacatgcaagacatacatcaagtgttctcaaatccattacaagagagtagagggggagaagcatcataagatccaactataatagcaaagctcgcggtacatcaagctcgtgccaaatcaagaacacgagagagagagagagggagagagagagagagagatcaaacacatagctactggtacataccctcagccccgagggtgaactactccgtccttgtcatggagagcgccgggatgatgaagatggccaccggtgatggattccccctccgacagggtgccggaatgggctcccgagagattttggtggctacagaggcttgcggcggtgaaactcccgatctaggtttctttctggaattttgggtatttataggagggtttggcgtcgagaacaagttagggggacccacgaggagtccacgaggcacaggggcgcccccaccctcgtgggccccacgggactcctctctgataactttttgttccagtattttttatattttcgggAAAAAATCTCCGTCGATTTTCagcacattctgagaacttttatttctgcacaaaaacaacaccacggtagttctgctgaaaacaacgtcagtccgggttagttctaaccaaatcataccaaaagcatgtaaaaatattataaacatgtcatgaatacataaaaaattatagatacgttggagacgtatcagcatccccaagcttaattcccgctcgtcctcgagtaggtaaatgataaaaaaaaggatttttgatgtggaattctacctaacatatttatcaatgtaatcttctttattgtggcatgaatgttcagatccgatagattcaagataaaagtttaatattgacataaaaataataatatttcaagcatactaataaatcaattgtgtcttctcaaaataacatggccaaagaaagctatccctacaaaatcatatagtctggctattgtcatagccctagagtttgtttgcaagtagttgcataatcatccatgcatcatgtctaaatttattggaaacttgaaatggggatgcttaaaccctagcaccaaatgaattcaactagggtcaaaataaaatctttttctttgaactcaaaatgccctctaaaaatgttcaacatttctggtttgaggtgaaagcatctaccaaaaatggtttatattgttgcaggacatattgggctctgaactaaatcatactctatttgcatttgggcatttaaatgctataaaatattttaaatgctcaaataatcataaacaaaaatgtttactgttggatatattctaaacagtagccatgattagtttcatgatttttggatctgtttaagtatttttaataaagccacacagttacagaaaaatagaaaacagtaattaatatagagagagatagagaaggactacctggcgcttacctggcagcccagccagcccaccactgtagcagcccagctgggcaaagccagcccagcccaccagggggttccctgtcgtcttcctcctcttgccagagCAGGCAGGCTGCTGCCTGtcgcccgcgcgccgcccctggccacctcctgcttgccaccgaggcgcccccgacgcgtctggaGATGCCCCGTAGCCCCCTctgcctctccccctctctcccgtgtcTCCCTCTCGACCcctttcccctcctctgctctctctcgcgcgcaaccgagcggagctcatcgccgccgcccgccgttgccgcacccagagcctccccctcgacctctcggcgtgcccagtagctcggctacctcgccctcatcctctccgccgagtcaagcgacctcggacgccctgcatcgccgtcatcgagccgtcttcttcacgcacggccgccggatgccgctcgtCGATCCGCCAACTCCGACGCTTCCCCGACCCCGCTGGGCTTCTCTGCGAGTCCTCTGTGAGATTCtacgcctcccctctctctccccgtgCTCAATTTCACCGCGTAGCCGTCACCTCTGTCGATCCCGAGAACccgtcgccgccggccatggcgccgccgcggccacagtcGCTGCCGCTCGCGTCCGAGCCCATCAGCGCGCTCAGCACACTCCCAGAAGCCGAGCACACCCACCAGATCGTCCTCCCGTACGCAGTAGCACCGAACCCGACTGCTTTcgtgcttcggccgccgccaaacctcgacgTCGGCATAGTTCCCGGCCACACCGGCTCCAACCAGTGGCACCACTAGATGCGGCGCACTCCCAGGAGTCGAGCAAGCCTAGCCGCGCGTCGAACCATCGCCGGAGGGCGATTTTCGAAGATCTCCGCCGCGGTTTgtgtcaccggcggctaaacgtcggtgggctgacgtggcgttgtcattagccactaatgacgccctAACTAACCCACCTAACTCACTGACATCTGGGCCCCATGCCCTAAATAATCtaggaacatcaaggagaacattgtattgagaatcaaagagagagaagaagccatctagctaataactatggacccaaaggtctatggtaaactactcacgcttcatcggagaggtaatggtgttgatgtagaagccgtccctgatcgaatccccctccggtaggacgtcagaaaaggcccctagatgggatctcacgggtacaaaaggttgcagcggtggaaaagtgggttTGTGGttcccttggatgttttcaggatataagagtatatataggcgaaggaactaggtcaggggagttacgaggggcccacgagggtgcgggcgcgccctcctgcctcgtggcttccttgttgcgtctctgactgcatcttcaagtcttctggtttgctttcagtccaagaaaTATCATCACGAAGGTATCATtctgtttgaactccgtttggtattccttttctgtagaactctaaaataggcaaaaaaacagaaactggcactggcccctcggttaataggttagtctcaaaaatagtataaaatagcatattaatacctattaaacatccaaaacagataatataatagcatggaacaataaaaaattatagatacgttggagacatatcatatgCCTGCTatattattctctgatttttgtgaaaagattgttgaagttTTCATCGATGACTTCTCtgattatgggaagtcttttgatgattgtttaagcaatcttgatcgagttttgcagagatgtgagaaaTCAAATCTTGTGTTGAATTGGGATaagtgccacttcatggttaatggaggtattgtcttgggtcataaaatttctgaaagaggtattgaagtggacaaagctaaggttgatgcaattgagaaaatgccatgtcctaaagacatcaaaggtattcgtagtttcctaggtcatgttgatttctataggagatttatcaaagacttttccaaaatttctaggcctcttacaaatcttttggaaaaggatgttccttttgtttttgatgatgattgttttgaagcctttgaaacactaaagaaagccttaatttctgcacctattgtacaaccacctgattggaacttgccttttgaaattatgtgtgatgctagtgattatgctgttggtgttgttctaggacaaagagctgataagaaactgaatgtcattcattatgctagtaaaaccctagacagtgctcaaaagaattatgctactactgaaaaagaattcttagcagtggtgtttgcttgcgctaaatttagatcttacattgttgactctaaagttattgttcacaccgaccatgctgctataaataaagatgctaaacctagacttatccaCTGGCTTCTCTTCCTACCAGAATTtcattacatatcactgatagaaaaggagtggagaaccccgtagctgataacttgtctaggcttgaaaatgtgcttgatgacccaatacctattaatgatagttttcctgatgagcagttagctgcaataaatgtttctaataacactccttggtatgttgactatgctaattacattgttgctaaatatttaccacctagctttacataccaacaaaagaaaaaattcttctatgatttaagacattacttttgggatgacccacatccttataaaggagtagatggtattattagacgtt is drawn from Triticum dicoccoides isolate Atlit2015 ecotype Zavitan chromosome 6B, WEW_v2.0, whole genome shotgun sequence and contains these coding sequences:
- the LOC119323454 gene encoding major pollen allergen Lol p 5b-like, with product MAPQRQQQQQHKAAVIALFLLSALVAAPAVAASRPESGGYAPATPSEAATPTEPAASTPADAASPSKKAVGYTDSTSAEPSASTPADAATPAKKLGGYTDSTPAESSASTPAQAATPTDAAASTPAEGRTPTDAAASTPAEAATPTDSAASTPAEGGTPDKAAAGYSDTTPAEQPAADGTKTAPGEGKAATVEQKFIEKMNQAYKKAVEAANAAEQEDKFSVFDAAFNKEIKQCLAGMSAKFMAMIDRAFKIAYNSAAGAATAKEKFAMLFLTLTEALRFIAAALDAHAIKPAIEEVVAGGVKATSDATQVIKKLDMVIKAASAAAKEAPKADRILVFQAALNKAMKEQMGPAYDQQMMSDLDAEVKKAAASSSASKPETKDTDVADALAKTITTIANATKDGAETAAAPAAEAGTKTAAAESGYKAADKSAAAPVAEAGTKTAAAESGYKAAEKSAAEPATAPAAESGYKAADKSAAEPDAEAATAPAADAASKPAAAESGYKAKAEAAPEPAAESATKSAAKPAADAAAEPAAEAATKPADGKAGYKASADAATKPAAAGGYNL